In Salinigranum marinum, one DNA window encodes the following:
- a CDS encoding enoyl-CoA hydratase/isomerase family protein, which translates to MSAYEHIDYAVRDGRAELVLDRPDVYNAFDPEMLVELNECLLEAFDDDDAYVVLLTGRGKGFCSGADVSGMDGREDRENAFRYGAHLWKVQHVTRLLHFGSKPTVAAVNGPAVGAGCDFALACDLRVMAESAFFRTQFVDIGLVPGDGGGWTLPRLIGESKAKEYLLTGRDIEPADAEAIGLVVETVDDEDLMTAARDLANELRDKPATAMRHTKALIDANQSFGEYAQAAHERQYDCITDPEHHEAVAAFTERREPEFDRPWE; encoded by the coding sequence ATGAGCGCGTACGAACACATCGATTACGCGGTGCGGGACGGCAGAGCCGAACTCGTCCTCGACCGGCCGGACGTGTACAACGCGTTCGACCCGGAGATGCTGGTCGAACTCAACGAGTGCCTCCTCGAGGCGTTCGACGACGACGACGCCTACGTCGTCCTCCTCACGGGGCGCGGCAAGGGCTTCTGTAGCGGCGCGGACGTCTCGGGGATGGACGGCCGCGAGGACCGAGAGAACGCGTTCCGCTACGGCGCGCACCTCTGGAAGGTCCAGCACGTCACCCGCCTCCTCCACTTCGGGTCGAAGCCCACTGTCGCGGCGGTCAACGGCCCCGCGGTCGGCGCGGGCTGTGACTTCGCCCTCGCGTGTGATCTCCGGGTCATGGCCGAGAGCGCCTTCTTCCGGACCCAGTTCGTCGACATCGGGCTGGTCCCGGGCGACGGGGGCGGCTGGACCCTCCCACGGCTGATCGGCGAGAGCAAGGCGAAGGAGTACCTGCTCACCGGGCGGGACATCGAACCGGCGGACGCCGAAGCGATCGGGTTGGTGGTCGAGACCGTCGACGACGAGGACCTCATGACGGCCGCGCGCGACCTCGCGAACGAACTCCGCGACAAGCCGGCGACGGCGATGCGACACACCAAGGCGCTCATCGACGCGAACCAGTCGTTCGGCGAGTACGCCCAGGCGGCCCACGAGCGGCAGTACGACTGCATCACGGACCCCGAACACCACGAGGCCGTCGCGGCCTTTACCGAGCGCCGGGAGCCGGAGTTCGACCGGCCCTGGGAGTGA
- a CDS encoding CoA transferase, translating to MSQPLSGISVLDLGQIYQGGYTGLLLSYLGADVVKVEPPWGENVRTRSDDGKPPQLQYLNATKRGITLDLKSSAGTQALTDLVAECDVLIENFATGKMAELGLGYDTLSEVNPELVYAHGSGYGDSGPYAEYPAMDLTVQAMSGVIHTTGYPDQKPVKAGPAICDFVGAVHLTLGVVSALFRRERTGEGDYVEVGMYDCMYPTLASPVSAWVAGKDTPPRTGNRHSGLSIAPYNVYEADDGYVAIICVSERHWTGLAGLMDRPDLIDAEGYDSKAARAERLEEIDALVDSWLDGRTKDAVVDALLDAGVPCAPVQTVEEIVDDPHLRERGMVNDLRNQGEGRAEIPVPGMPIKFAAVDDPEVTQAPLLGEHTEEVLAEIAGYGPEELQRLRGSADGE from the coding sequence ATGTCACAGCCTCTGTCGGGCATCAGCGTCCTCGATCTCGGACAGATCTACCAGGGCGGCTACACCGGACTGTTGTTGTCGTATCTCGGTGCCGACGTGGTCAAGGTCGAACCGCCGTGGGGCGAGAACGTCCGCACCCGGAGCGACGACGGCAAACCACCCCAGTTGCAGTATCTCAACGCCACCAAGCGCGGGATCACGCTCGACCTCAAATCGTCGGCAGGGACGCAGGCGCTGACGGATCTCGTCGCCGAGTGCGACGTCCTGATCGAGAACTTCGCGACCGGCAAGATGGCCGAACTGGGCCTCGGCTACGACACCCTCAGCGAGGTGAACCCAGAACTCGTCTACGCCCACGGCTCGGGCTACGGCGACAGCGGCCCGTACGCCGAGTACCCCGCGATGGATCTGACGGTCCAGGCGATGAGTGGCGTGATCCACACGACGGGCTACCCCGACCAAAAGCCCGTCAAGGCGGGGCCGGCGATCTGTGACTTCGTCGGCGCGGTCCACCTCACGCTGGGCGTCGTCAGCGCGCTCTTTCGCCGCGAACGAACCGGCGAAGGCGACTACGTCGAGGTGGGGATGTACGACTGTATGTATCCGACGCTCGCCTCGCCCGTCTCCGCGTGGGTCGCCGGGAAGGACACCCCGCCGCGGACAGGCAACAGACACTCCGGGCTCTCGATCGCGCCGTACAACGTCTACGAGGCCGACGACGGCTACGTCGCGATTATCTGTGTCTCTGAGCGCCACTGGACGGGGCTCGCGGGACTTATGGACCGCCCGGATCTGATCGATGCTGAGGGATATGACTCGAAGGCCGCTCGCGCGGAGCGACTCGAGGAGATCGACGCGCTCGTCGACTCGTGGCTCGACGGACGGACGAAAGACGCCGTCGTCGACGCCCTCCTCGACGCGGGCGTCCCCTGCGCGCCGGTCCAGACGGTCGAGGAGATCGTCGACGACCCACACCTCCGCGAGCGGGGGATGGTGAACGACCTCCGGAACCAGGGCGAGGGACGCGCGGAGATCCCCGTTCCGGGCATGCCGATCAAGTTCGCGGCCGTCGACGATCCCGAGGTCACCCAGGCACCGCTCCTGGGCGAACACACCGAAGAAGTGCTCGCGGAGATCGCCGGCTACGGCCCCGAGGAACTCCAGCGGCTCCGGGGTTCCGCCGACGGCGAGTGA
- a CDS encoding acyl-CoA dehydrogenase family protein, translating into MQFQLTDEQRMIQGAAERLAEEEFADSAFTWEDEFPAANKDLLAEQGLLGIALPEAYGGGGYSVVEVLLAQEAVGRICPDTAHVLSRSSMGAPRAIAALGSDTLKERYLPAVCAGDLIMSVAVSESGAGSDAGAMETSARVDGDTVVLDGSKLWITKADVAGAFLVYARFEDGNVGAVVVDKDAPGFALGRGDENMAGHVQYELLLDGCEVPEENVLVYGGGESFKQLLIEFNVERCHNAMMCVACGLNAFDKAMEHAKTRTQFDQPLADFQGIEWKLADMATRLDAARLLIYRAAANAVDSSPSRLETSMAKVMGNEAGQFAVDEALQIHGAIGYSKASPLEYLYRWVRGWRIAGGTVEVQRNMIARDLKKHGLD; encoded by the coding sequence ATGCAGTTCCAGCTCACGGACGAGCAGCGGATGATCCAGGGAGCCGCCGAGCGCCTCGCCGAAGAGGAGTTCGCCGACAGCGCGTTCACGTGGGAAGACGAGTTCCCCGCGGCGAACAAGGACCTGCTCGCCGAGCAGGGGTTGCTCGGCATCGCGCTCCCGGAGGCGTACGGCGGCGGGGGATACTCGGTCGTCGAGGTGCTCCTCGCCCAGGAGGCGGTCGGACGGATCTGCCCCGACACGGCGCACGTCCTCTCGCGGTCGTCGATGGGGGCGCCGCGGGCCATCGCAGCGCTCGGGAGCGACACCCTGAAAGAGCGGTACCTGCCGGCGGTGTGTGCGGGGGATCTGATCATGTCGGTGGCCGTCTCCGAGTCGGGGGCGGGCTCCGATGCAGGGGCGATGGAGACGAGTGCCAGAGTCGACGGTGACACGGTCGTCCTCGACGGGTCGAAGCTCTGGATCACCAAGGCCGACGTCGCCGGTGCGTTCCTCGTCTACGCCCGGTTCGAGGACGGCAACGTCGGCGCGGTCGTCGTCGACAAGGACGCCCCCGGCTTCGCCCTCGGGCGGGGTGACGAGAACATGGCCGGCCACGTCCAGTACGAACTCCTGCTCGACGGCTGTGAGGTGCCCGAGGAGAACGTCCTCGTCTACGGCGGCGGCGAGTCGTTCAAACAGCTGCTGATCGAGTTCAACGTCGAGCGCTGTCACAACGCGATGATGTGCGTCGCCTGCGGACTGAACGCCTTCGACAAGGCGATGGAACACGCGAAGACCCGGACGCAGTTCGACCAGCCGCTCGCCGACTTCCAGGGGATCGAGTGGAAGCTCGCGGACATGGCGACCCGGCTCGACGCCGCCCGCCTCCTGATCTACCGGGCGGCGGCCAACGCCGTCGACAGCTCCCCCTCGCGGCTCGAAACGTCGATGGCGAAGGTGATGGGCAACGAGGCCGGCCAGTTCGCCGTCGACGAGGCGCTCCAGATCCACGGCGCGATCGGCTACTCGAAGGCCAGCCCCCTCGAATACCTCTACCGGTGGGTGCGCGGCTGGCGCATCGCCGGCGGCACCGTCGAGGTACAGCGGAACATGATCGCCCGGGACCTGAAGAAACACGGCCTGGACTGA
- a CDS encoding MmgE/PrpD family protein: MSSLSRDLAEYVDRISFDEFDEAVVDTTSDLLFDTIGCSIGAFTSPPAKALRDEYGGRRGTPAATVVGTDTDVAVEYAGLINGTMARYLDYNDCYMATGGACHPSDHIMPLLAVAQSEGATGRDLAEAIVVAYEVQCRGLDQAPVRERGFDYVAWGTYSSTAAAGALMGLSIDELVDAFGIAGASNAPLYISRRGDVSMWKGIAHPYVTHNAIQACQMARAGITGPSAVFEGDFGFQAVVSDHDLDFGGTPTGDDYRILETGIKYFATGYYIHSPVTGALELLADNDIAPDEIDAVHVDIFERAAGALATPEKWGTDQTRETADHSIPYSVAVAIVDGEVTPRQFEPDRLRGSDVHAVMERVTVAEDPDLTAHRRERPRHIPSRTTITVDGTDYVSRVDAPLGHPERPMTDAQLAGKFADLCGGLLGDDQIERVTEQCRSLPTLDSVDPLVDALVI, encoded by the coding sequence ATGAGTTCACTGAGCCGCGATCTGGCGGAGTACGTCGACCGGATCTCCTTCGATGAGTTCGACGAGGCAGTCGTCGACACCACGAGCGACCTGCTGTTCGACACGATCGGCTGTAGCATCGGCGCGTTCACGAGCCCCCCGGCCAAGGCGCTCCGAGACGAGTACGGCGGTCGCCGCGGGACGCCGGCCGCGACGGTCGTCGGCACGGACACCGACGTGGCCGTCGAGTACGCCGGGCTGATCAACGGGACGATGGCGCGGTACCTCGACTACAACGACTGCTACATGGCGACGGGCGGCGCGTGCCACCCGAGCGATCACATCATGCCCCTGCTCGCGGTCGCCCAGAGCGAGGGCGCGACGGGCCGCGACCTCGCCGAGGCGATCGTCGTCGCCTACGAGGTGCAGTGTCGCGGGCTGGATCAGGCCCCCGTCAGGGAGCGCGGCTTCGACTACGTCGCCTGGGGGACGTACTCCAGTACGGCCGCCGCGGGGGCGTTGATGGGGCTGTCGATCGACGAACTCGTCGACGCGTTCGGCATCGCCGGCGCGTCGAACGCGCCGCTGTACATCAGCCGCCGGGGCGACGTCTCGATGTGGAAGGGGATCGCCCACCCGTACGTCACGCACAACGCGATCCAGGCGTGTCAGATGGCGCGGGCCGGCATCACCGGCCCCAGCGCCGTCTTCGAGGGCGACTTCGGCTTCCAGGCGGTCGTCTCGGACCACGACCTCGACTTCGGCGGCACGCCGACCGGCGACGACTACCGGATCCTCGAGACCGGGATCAAGTACTTCGCCACCGGCTACTACATCCACTCGCCGGTGACGGGCGCGCTCGAACTGCTCGCCGACAACGACATCGCGCCCGACGAGATCGACGCGGTCCACGTCGACATCTTCGAGCGCGCCGCGGGCGCGCTCGCGACGCCCGAGAAGTGGGGAACCGACCAGACCCGAGAGACGGCGGACCACAGCATCCCCTACAGCGTGGCGGTCGCCATCGTCGACGGCGAGGTGACGCCGCGGCAGTTCGAGCCCGACCGCCTCCGCGGGAGTGACGTCCACGCGGTGATGGAGCGGGTGACGGTCGCCGAGGACCCCGACCTCACCGCCCACCGCCGCGAACGCCCCCGACACATCCCCTCCCGGACGACCATCACGGTCGACGGCACCGACTACGTCTCGCGGGTCGACGCCCCCCTCGGCCACCCGGAGCGGCCGATGACCGACGCCCAGCTCGCGGGGAAGTTCGCCGACCTCTGTGGGGGGCTCCTCGGCGACGACCAGATCGAACGGGTGACCGAGCAGTGTCGCTCCCTCCCGACCCTCGACAGCGTCGACCCGCTCGTCGACGCGCTCGTGATCTGA
- a CDS encoding UGSC family (seleno)protein yields the protein MGSNDTETEQSRATAVLDPRGTVNAASDPIADRLGSLAGATVGLLDNSKANADVLLAEIGRLLESEYGVAETLSRRKDKSPIPADSIATQLHQRCDAVVNAYGDCGSCTSWCVYDSVHLERAGTPTATVNSDEFVTLGQSEARSLGLPGLPLVTVPHPMGGVPKAEVRERAREVLPEIVAVLTRDRDALEADYENRYLDADDAVDTSTLRCPI from the coding sequence ATGGGCTCGAACGACACGGAGACGGAACAGTCGAGAGCGACGGCGGTGTTGGATCCCCGGGGGACGGTGAACGCGGCAAGCGATCCGATCGCCGACCGCCTCGGATCGCTGGCGGGGGCGACGGTCGGCCTGCTCGACAACTCGAAGGCCAACGCCGACGTGTTGCTCGCCGAGATCGGGCGGCTCCTCGAATCGGAGTACGGCGTGGCCGAGACGCTCTCGCGGCGCAAGGACAAGAGCCCGATCCCGGCGGATTCGATCGCGACACAGCTTCACCAGCGGTGTGACGCGGTGGTCAACGCCTACGGCGACTGCGGCTCGTGTACGTCGTGGTGCGTCTACGACAGCGTCCACCTCGAACGCGCGGGGACGCCGACGGCGACGGTGAACAGCGACGAGTTCGTCACGCTCGGCCAGTCGGAGGCCCGGTCGCTCGGCCTCCCGGGCCTCCCGCTCGTCACCGTCCCGCACCCGATGGGCGGCGTTCCCAAGGCCGAGGTTCGCGAGCGCGCCCGGGAGGTCCTCCCCGAGATCGTCGCGGTGTTGACCCGCGACCGTGACGCGCTCGAAGCCGACTACGAGAACCGCTACCTCGACGCCGACGACGCGGTCGACACGTCGACCCTGCGGTGTCCGATCTGA
- a CDS encoding DUF6282 family protein gives MIPAGAIDCHVHAAPSLWERRHDVPTLLERVRDSPLGGIVLKSHFGNTFEAVRLGRAAVPGVDVYSSLTLNTFVGGLNPSAVELAVETGASVVWLPTFSAANFETDRPYPFRGQTLTVTDDAGELVPEVLEILDVLDDADRRLVLGNGHVSPAETDAVLDAIDERGTAVDYLVTHPDSAFMGLSLADQIELASRGAYVEKCYLPIVKGDVTTEAMAEGIAEIGPERCVLSTDHGQPTNRSPPDAYAAFVEGLRRHGVSASAVERMSRTVPRALLGEPR, from the coding sequence GTGATCCCCGCGGGCGCGATCGACTGCCACGTCCACGCCGCGCCGTCGCTGTGGGAACGCCGGCACGACGTACCGACGCTGCTCGAACGGGTGCGAGACTCGCCGCTCGGCGGGATCGTCCTCAAGAGCCACTTCGGCAACACGTTCGAGGCCGTTCGGCTGGGGCGGGCCGCCGTCCCTGGCGTCGACGTCTACTCGTCGCTCACGCTCAACACGTTCGTCGGCGGGCTCAACCCATCGGCGGTCGAGCTGGCGGTCGAGACCGGCGCGAGCGTCGTCTGGCTCCCGACGTTCAGCGCCGCGAACTTCGAGACGGACCGTCCGTACCCGTTCCGCGGGCAGACGCTGACCGTCACGGACGACGCGGGCGAGCTCGTGCCTGAGGTGCTCGAAATCCTCGACGTGCTCGACGACGCCGACCGCCGGCTCGTCCTCGGCAACGGCCACGTCAGCCCGGCCGAGACCGACGCCGTCCTCGACGCGATCGACGAGCGCGGCACGGCCGTCGACTACCTCGTCACCCACCCGGACTCGGCGTTCATGGGGCTGTCGCTCGCCGACCAGATCGAGCTGGCGAGCCGCGGTGCGTACGTCGAGAAGTGTTACCTCCCTATCGTAAAGGGCGATGTCACGACCGAGGCGATGGCCGAGGGGATCGCCGAGATCGGGCCCGAGCGGTGCGTCCTCTCGACCGACCACGGCCAGCCGACGAACCGGTCGCCGCCCGACGCCTACGCCGCGTTCGTCGAAGGGCTACGCCGACACGGCGTCTCCGCGTCCGCGGTCGAGAGGATGAGCCGGACCGTCCCGCGCGCCCTGCTGGGCGAGCCGCGCTGA
- a CDS encoding MmgE/PrpD family protein has translation MTTEESAVTARLAAFCATLGYDDLDEATVEATTTAFVDTLGAAYAGTTTDAGARMLGYVETLGGDEATVIGGDGPALAHLAALANGTTAHALDVDDGHRGASAHPGSAVIPAALALGEKHDASGETLVTAIVAGYEAMVRTAVAVQTSHRERGFHATATTGCLGAGAAASRVLGLDETETAHALGLAGTQAGGLFEFMTKGSMAKRFHPGRAAMAGVIAAELAATGFDGPDTIIEGDDGFATAFSDEYDLSTFDGLGDPFAVTESYVKPYPCCRHIHGPIQAILAIRADGITPADVDRVEVQTYRSASYHDSAEIDNLLDAQMSIPYGVAVALATGEASLERFDPGHADRDDVARVLARTTVVATDEMEALYPETRPVRVVVETTDGRRIEREVAYPKGAAEAPLSNDELAAKFRDLTQETLSAADQDACFERLYALPACDSVRTLAAGL, from the coding sequence ATGACCACAGAGGAGTCCGCAGTGACCGCTCGACTCGCCGCGTTCTGTGCGACGCTGGGGTACGACGATCTGGACGAGGCGACCGTCGAGGCGACCACGACGGCATTCGTCGACACGCTCGGTGCCGCCTACGCCGGGACGACGACCGACGCCGGGGCGCGGATGCTGGGGTACGTCGAGACGCTCGGCGGCGACGAAGCCACCGTGATCGGCGGCGACGGACCGGCGCTCGCACACCTCGCCGCGCTCGCGAACGGAACGACGGCACACGCGCTGGACGTCGACGACGGCCATCGCGGCGCGTCCGCCCACCCGGGGAGCGCCGTCATCCCCGCCGCGCTGGCGCTCGGGGAGAAACACGACGCCTCGGGCGAGACGCTGGTGACGGCGATCGTCGCCGGCTACGAGGCGATGGTCCGGACGGCCGTCGCGGTACAGACCTCACACCGCGAGCGCGGCTTTCACGCGACCGCGACGACCGGCTGTCTGGGGGCCGGCGCGGCCGCGAGCCGCGTCCTCGGCCTCGACGAGACCGAGACCGCACACGCGCTCGGGCTGGCGGGGACGCAGGCGGGCGGCCTCTTCGAGTTCATGACGAAGGGGTCGATGGCGAAACGGTTCCATCCAGGGCGGGCGGCGATGGCCGGCGTGATCGCCGCGGAACTCGCCGCGACCGGCTTCGACGGCCCCGACACGATCATCGAGGGCGACGACGGCTTCGCGACGGCGTTCTCGGACGAGTACGACCTGTCGACGTTCGACGGTCTCGGCGACCCATTCGCCGTGACCGAGAGCTACGTCAAGCCGTACCCCTGCTGTCGACACATCCACGGCCCGATCCAGGCGATCCTGGCGATCCGCGCCGACGGGATCACCCCGGCCGACGTGGACAGGGTCGAGGTCCAGACGTACCGTTCGGCGTCGTACCACGACAGCGCCGAGATCGACAACCTGCTCGACGCGCAGATGAGCATCCCCTACGGCGTGGCGGTCGCGCTGGCGACGGGCGAGGCGTCGCTCGAACGGTTCGATCCGGGCCACGCCGACCGCGACGACGTCGCCAGGGTGCTCGCGCGGACGACCGTCGTCGCGACCGACGAGATGGAGGCGCTTTACCCCGAGACGCGGCCGGTACGGGTCGTCGTCGAGACGACAGACGGCCGCCGGATCGAACGCGAGGTCGCCTACCCGAAGGGTGCGGCGGAAGCACCCCTTTCGAACGACGAACTCGCCGCGAAGTTCCGCGATCTTACCCAGGAGACGCTCTCGGCGGCGGACCAGGATGCGTGCTTCGAGCGGCTCTACGCACTCCCCGCGTGCGACAGCGTGCGCACGCTCGCGGCAGGGCTGTAA
- a CDS encoding 3-isopropylmalate dehydratase, which yields MAFEGAAHTFGDDVNTDYITPSDYFGQSYEEIATHLFEPIDPGFFERFEPGDVVVAGENFGSGSSRETAPKTLKVAGVSAVVAESFARLFYRNGIAIGLPVVTCPGVTAIVSGGDEVSLDLERRTFTNETTDETRDTEPMPAEIRSIFDAGGLLAHYEQHPDGLVLD from the coding sequence ATGGCGTTCGAAGGGGCTGCTCACACGTTCGGCGACGACGTCAACACCGACTACATCACGCCCAGCGACTACTTCGGCCAGTCGTACGAGGAGATCGCCACTCACCTGTTCGAGCCGATCGACCCCGGCTTCTTTGAGCGATTCGAGCCCGGCGACGTGGTCGTCGCCGGCGAGAACTTCGGCTCCGGGTCGAGCCGCGAGACTGCGCCGAAGACGCTGAAAGTCGCCGGGGTGAGCGCGGTCGTCGCCGAGTCGTTCGCGCGGCTCTTTTACCGCAACGGGATCGCCATCGGTCTCCCGGTCGTCACCTGTCCCGGCGTGACCGCGATCGTCTCGGGCGGCGACGAGGTGTCGCTCGATCTCGAACGCCGGACGTTCACGAACGAGACGACCGACGAGACGCGCGACACGGAGCCGATGCCGGCCGAGATCCGGTCGATCTTCGACGCCGGCGGACTGCTCGCCCACTACGAACAGCACCCCGACGGGCTCGTCCTCGACTGA
- a CDS encoding 3-isopropylmalate dehydratase large subunit, translating to MGQTMAEALLANASGTDHVSPGDHVVCEVDLTMTQDIHTPGVVHLLEEMGVSELHDASSLVVVLDHVGPSHTVNNADEKVGIRAFVRDHPDAHFYDVGTGISHEVLPEKGHVRPGELIVGTDSHTVSHGAFGAASTGIGDTDMAYALATGQAWFRVPETIEFVVAGSFGDRVSAKDLLLHIAGEFGTDVARYKAIEFRGPTVEALPIDDRITLTNMSIELGAKFGFTPVDDVVTDYVEARTDEPFEVFHAEDATYSESHRIDVSDLEPQVALPHDVGNVHPISDVDPVEVDQVFLGSCTNGKFEDLAAAAAILDGHEVAPMTRFIVTPASREIYGRAERAGIIRTFTDAGATVTNSTCGACPGLGMGVIGEGERCLAAQNRNFRGRMGHNDSEIYLASPETAAATAITGRVTDPREV from the coding sequence ATGGGACAGACGATGGCAGAGGCGCTCCTCGCCAACGCCTCCGGAACGGATCACGTCTCGCCCGGCGACCACGTCGTCTGCGAGGTCGACCTCACGATGACGCAGGACATTCACACGCCGGGCGTCGTCCATCTCCTCGAAGAGATGGGCGTCTCGGAACTGCACGACGCGTCGAGCCTCGTCGTGGTGTTGGACCACGTCGGACCGTCGCACACCGTGAACAACGCCGACGAGAAGGTCGGCATTCGCGCGTTCGTCCGCGACCACCCCGACGCGCACTTCTACGACGTGGGGACGGGGATCAGCCACGAGGTGCTCCCCGAGAAGGGCCACGTCCGCCCCGGCGAACTCATCGTGGGTACCGACTCGCACACGGTCAGCCACGGGGCGTTCGGCGCGGCCAGCACGGGCATCGGCGACACGGATATGGCCTACGCGCTGGCGACCGGCCAGGCCTGGTTCAGGGTGCCGGAGACGATCGAGTTCGTCGTCGCGGGCTCGTTCGGCGACCGCGTCTCCGCGAAGGACCTCCTCTTGCACATCGCGGGCGAGTTCGGCACCGACGTCGCGCGGTACAAGGCGATCGAGTTCCGCGGGCCGACTGTCGAGGCGCTCCCGATCGACGACCGCATCACGCTGACCAACATGTCGATCGAACTCGGGGCGAAGTTCGGCTTCACGCCCGTCGACGACGTCGTGACCGACTACGTCGAGGCCCGCACCGACGAGCCGTTCGAGGTGTTCCACGCTGAGGACGCCACCTACAGCGAGAGCCATCGGATCGACGTCTCCGATCTCGAACCGCAGGTCGCGCTCCCGCACGACGTCGGGAACGTCCACCCGATCTCCGACGTCGACCCGGTCGAGGTCGACCAGGTGTTCTTGGGGTCGTGTACGAACGGGAAGTTCGAGGACCTCGCCGCGGCCGCGGCGATCCTCGACGGCCACGAGGTCGCGCCGATGACGCGCTTCATCGTGACGCCGGCGTCGCGGGAGATCTACGGCCGCGCCGAGCGCGCGGGGATCATCCGGACGTTCACCGACGCCGGCGCGACCGTCACGAACTCGACGTGTGGGGCCTGTCCCGGCCTGGGGATGGGCGTTATCGGCGAGGGCGAGCGGTGTCTGGCGGCGCAGAACCGGAACTTCCGCGGTCGGATGGGCCACAACGACTCCGAGATCTACCTGGCGAGTCCGGAGACCGCCGCGGCGACGGCGATCACGGGTCGGGTCACCGACCCGAGGGAGGTGTGA
- a CDS encoding MFS transporter has product MNSRHRRAIRNVTAATRELLSGDRGWILVAVSAGWFMSFGVRLVYPALVAFFRESFGFSLSTTGLLLTVLWVSYALGHVPGGVLGDRLGEGRILVVSTLCAAVAVLGVAAATTPLLLFVGTAGFGLATALYGPTRFTVFTDVYGDRAGSAIGLTMAAGSAGNAVLPVLAVLVATATSWRVSFGILAPLFVCVAVGIRWSVPTRTSPATSDAGGFSMRTIERITAGVRRASIPTVVGIQLCFSFTYQGFVSFYPLLLADAKGLSPGLAASLFGLFFVASFVVQPIAGSCMDRYGIRVTLVGVLAPSLVGFVALPFVTGTVPLALLTLVLSSVSGCAVLTQTYIADSLPANVQGTGMGALKATWMLLGATSPVLVGVLGDYGYLSEAFLMFAVTVSVGLVLAVVRL; this is encoded by the coding sequence GTGAACTCACGACATCGACGAGCGATCAGGAACGTCACAGCGGCGACGCGAGAGCTCCTCAGCGGCGACCGGGGCTGGATCCTCGTGGCCGTGAGCGCCGGCTGGTTCATGTCGTTCGGCGTCCGCCTGGTCTACCCAGCGCTCGTCGCCTTCTTCAGGGAGAGCTTCGGCTTCAGCCTCTCGACGACCGGGTTGCTCCTGACGGTGCTGTGGGTGTCGTACGCCCTGGGACACGTGCCTGGCGGCGTCCTCGGCGACCGGCTCGGCGAGGGGCGGATCCTGGTCGTCAGCACCCTCTGTGCCGCGGTCGCGGTGCTCGGTGTCGCCGCGGCGACCACCCCGCTGTTGCTGTTCGTCGGCACGGCCGGTTTCGGCCTCGCGACCGCCCTCTACGGGCCGACCCGTTTCACCGTCTTCACCGACGTGTACGGCGACCGGGCCGGGTCGGCGATCGGCCTCACCATGGCCGCCGGGAGCGCGGGCAACGCCGTCCTCCCCGTGCTGGCCGTCCTCGTCGCGACGGCCACGTCCTGGCGGGTGAGCTTCGGCATCCTCGCCCCACTGTTCGTCTGCGTCGCTGTCGGGATCCGGTGGAGCGTCCCGACCCGGACCTCGCCCGCGACGAGCGACGCCGGCGGGTTCTCGATGCGGACGATCGAGCGGATCACGGCGGGCGTCCGGCGCGCGTCGATCCCGACCGTCGTCGGGATCCAGCTCTGTTTCTCCTTTACGTATCAGGGGTTCGTCTCGTTTTATCCCCTCTTGCTCGCGGACGCCAAGGGGCTGTCGCCCGGCCTCGCGGCCTCGCTGTTCGGCCTCTTCTTCGTCGCGTCGTTCGTCGTCCAGCCCATCGCGGGCAGTTGCATGGACCGGTACGGAATCCGGGTGACGCTCGTCGGCGTGCTCGCACCGAGCCTCGTCGGATTCGTCGCGCTCCCGTTCGTCACGGGGACGGTTCCACTCGCGCTCCTCACGCTGGTGCTCAGCAGCGTGAGCGGCTGTGCGGTGCTCACCCAGACGTACATCGCCGACTCGCTCCCCGCGAACGTCCAGGGGACGGGCATGGGCGCGCTGAAGGCGACGTGGATGCTGCTCGGGGCGACGAGCCCCGTGCTCGTCGGCGTCCTCGGCGACTACGGCTACCTCTCCGAGGCGTTTCTCATGTTCGCCGTCACCGTCTCGGTCGGACTCGTGCTCGCCGTCGTCCGCCTGTGA